In Chloroflexota bacterium, the genomic stretch GCTGGCGCTGGCCAACCGCATGCGCCCGGACATGACCGACGCCCGGCGCATCATCGCCGAGGGCGGCATCGGGGAGCTATACGCCGTTCGGGCGACGCAGGTGGCGGACCAGACGCGCATCCAGGAGCTCACCGCGCCCGACTGGACCTTCGAGCGGGCAAGGGGCGGCGGCGGACACCTGGTCTGGTTGGGCATTCACTTCGTAGACGTGATTCGCTACGTCACCGGCCGCGACATCGAGCAGGTGCAGGCGCTGACGGGCGTCGTGGGCGGCGCGCCGATCGACGTCGAGGACCTGGCCCTGGTGAACATGCGGCTGTCCGGCGGCGCGCTGGTGTCGCTGTTCTCCGGCTACCTGATGGAGGAGAACGGACACCAGGGATTGACCATCTACGGCTCGCGCGGCTGGCTGCAAACCGACGCCGCCGCCTCGCCGAAATTGATGTGGTGCTCGGGCCGCGGCGACAACGCCAAGGTGCGGCGCACGCTCTACGAGGACCGCGGCGCGCCATACACGAGCTGGGTGGACTTGACGCTGCGCGCCTGCCTGGGCGAGATCGAGCCGCCGTTGTCGGCTTCCGACGGCCTGGCGGCGCTGCGCGCGGTGCACGCGGCATATGCTTCGGCCGCGCACGGCCGGCCGGAGTCGCTGGCGTAGGCCGTCCACGCCCGAGCGTCGACAACGCGTGATCGGGCGTTCTGCGGCATGCTTGGCTCCGCGCTCGGCGGATGACTCGGCGCACCTTGCGGCAAAGGACCGGTAAGCCATGAAGATCGTCGGCTATTGCGATCCCCTGCACGTCGCGCCCGGCGACACGGTGCGCTTCATGGTCAGCAGCGCCCACCCAAGCTATCGGGCCGATCTCGTCCGGATCGTGCACTGCGACAACAATCCCCGCGGGCCCGGATTCAAGGCGCCGATGGTCGAATCCAGCATCAGCGGCGAGCACGCCGGCCGCGAGCAGGAAATCCGGACCGGCTCCAGCGTGCAGATCCCCTACGCCGACGCACTGGGCCAGCTCGATAGCTTCACGGTCACGGCCTGGATCATGCCCACGATGCCGGAAAGGGAGGAGCCGCAAGCCGTCGTCACCCATGGTCTCGAAGCGCCAGAAAGCGCCGGGTACGGACTCTTCGTCGGCAGCGGCGGCCAGCTCGTCGGCCAGGTCGGGGACGGCGCGGGAGGCATCACCGTGGCCGGCCCCAGCGCGCCGCTTGCCGAACATCAGTGGACGTTCGCGGCCATGACCTATGACGCGGACTCGGGGCGGCTGGCGGTATATCAGCTTCCGAAGCACCCGTGGCCGGTTGAGCGCGGACGCGGGGTCGCGGTGACAACCGCGCCCGGCTCGCGCCCTTCGGAGGGCGCGCCGATGGTGATGGCCGCCGCGGTCGAGTCGCGCGAAGGCGGCAAGCTGCTCACGCACTCGCATTTCAACGGCAAGATCGACGCGCCGCGCGTCTACGACCGCGCGCTCTCCAGCGACGAGATCGAAGCCCTGGCGCGCGGCGCCGACTCGCCGGCGGTCGAGGGGTTGGTGAGCGCCTGGGATTTCAGCCAGGACATCAGCACCTGCCACGTAACCGACGCCGGCCCACGCGGCCTCCACGGCCGCGCGGTGCAGATGCCCACCCGCGGCGTCACCGGCCACAACTACACCGGACAGGAGACGAGCTTTCGGCTCGCGCAGGACGAATACGGCGCCATCCACTTCCACGACGACGACCTCGAGGATGCCGGTTGGGAGGTCGATTTCGAGCTGACGGTGCCTGGCGACCTGCGCAGCGGCGTTTACGCCGCCTGGGTGCGGTCGGGCGACGATGAGGACTACATCACTTTCTTCGTGCGACCCGCCGACGATGCCGAGACGGCTCCGATCGGCGTGTTGATGTCGACCGTCTCATACGTCACCTATGCCAACTTCCGCGACGTGGACGGTGGATTCTGGAGCCCGGAGCGCGTTCCCAACGCGGATCCCAGCCTGAACCCGGCGGCGCACGAGTTCCTGCGGGCGAACCCGATGCCGGGGCTGTACGACTTTCACTCAGACGGGACGGGCGCGGCGCTGTGCTCGTGGCGCCGGCCGATCCTGAACATGCGCGCCACCTACCGCTACCGCGTCTGGTCGGCGCCGTCGCGGTTCCCGGCGGACCCCTACGTGATCGACTGGCTGGAGGCCCGCGGCCTGGAATACGACGTGATCACCGACCACGACGTCCACGCCCAGGGCGCGGACCTGCTCAAGCGGCACCGCGTCATCATCTCCGCCTCGCATCCGGAGTACTGGACCTCGCCGATGATCGAGGGTCTCGAGGCCTATCTGAACGACGGCGGGCGCATGATGTATCTGGGCGGCAACGGCTTCTTCGGCGTGGCCGCCGTCGATCCAAACCGACCGCACGTCGTGGAGGTGCGGCGCTGGGGCACGAGCTGGCCCTTCGAGCATCCGCCGGCGGAACGAGTGCTCGCCACTACCGGCGAACTTGGCGGCGCCTGGCGCAACCGCGGCCGTCCGCCGCAGGCCCTGGTGGGCATCGGCTGCGGCTCGGCGGGCTTCGACAAGGGGGCGCCCTACGTCCGGCAGCCGGACAGCCACGATCCGCGCGCGGCGTTCATCTTCGAGGGCATTGGTGACGACGAGCCCATCGGCGATGTCCCGTCGCTAGTGGTCAATCACGGCGCCGCCGGCTACGAGATGGACCGGCTGGATTTCAGCCTCGGCACGCCGCCGCACACGCTGCTGCTGGCAACGTCGCTGGGGCACTCCGACAAGTACGTCGGGCTGGCCGACGAGGCGCTCTGGTACACGCGCGGCATCGACGGCGTGTCGGTGGGGGATCCGACAACCCCCGGCGAGTACCACCCGTTCATTCGCGCCGACATGACCTATTTCGAGACTCCCAATGGCGGCGGCGTGTTTTCGGTTGGCTCCATCGCCTGGCGCTCGTGCCTTTCCTACAACGACTACGACAACACGGTTTCGCGCGTGACCGAGAACGTCGTGCGACGGTTCGCGTCGCCGGAGCCGCTGGCCGATCCGTCGGCCAATCCGGCTGTCATGTCGATGGCCGGCAAGTCTCGCCGAGAGGAGTAGCCCCGTGGCCCAGGAGTTCGAGCGACACACGCCACACGACCCGCTGCCCATGCCGCCGCCGATGGACTTTCCGGAGGACGGCGCAGCCGAATCGGAGGTCCTGGGCGACGTGCACGCGCGGATCGCGGAGGATCCCTTCTCGGTCGAGCGCAACTTCGGCATCACCTACGTCGGGCCGCCGCATCCCATCGCAGAGCGCGTGGCGACGCTGACCCGGGGCACCTATTTCGTGGAGTGGGCGCGGCAGATGAATCCCGGCGCCTACGCCTTCGAGAAGGAAGCCATCCGCATGATGGCCAGCCTGCTTGGCCGGCCCGAGGCCACCGGCTTCATCACCAGTGGCGGCACCGAGTCCAACATGTCGGCCATGCGGCTGGCGCGCAACCTGGGCGGCAAGGCCGAACCCGAGATCGTCATGCCCACGTCGGCGCACTA encodes the following:
- a CDS encoding Gfo/Idh/MocA family oxidoreductase — translated: MATVAFITESEAKHRMPYAEAIRDVERIEAAHVVDDGDDGLLGVVGSKLVGRHTSVDGLLAAVRPDMAIVSLVASNSPPAIEALLNAGIPIMAEKPACVDPEDFAPLARLADEKGVPLMLALANRMRPDMTDARRIIAEGGIGELYAVRATQVADQTRIQELTAPDWTFERARGGGGHLVWLGIHFVDVIRYVTGRDIEQVQALTGVVGGAPIDVEDLALVNMRLSGGALVSLFSGYLMEENGHQGLTIYGSRGWLQTDAAASPKLMWCSGRGDNAKVRRTLYEDRGAPYTSWVDLTLRACLGEIEPPLSASDGLAALRAVHAAYASAAHGRPESLA
- a CDS encoding LamG domain-containing protein, giving the protein MKIVGYCDPLHVAPGDTVRFMVSSAHPSYRADLVRIVHCDNNPRGPGFKAPMVESSISGEHAGREQEIRTGSSVQIPYADALGQLDSFTVTAWIMPTMPEREEPQAVVTHGLEAPESAGYGLFVGSGGQLVGQVGDGAGGITVAGPSAPLAEHQWTFAAMTYDADSGRLAVYQLPKHPWPVERGRGVAVTTAPGSRPSEGAPMVMAAAVESREGGKLLTHSHFNGKIDAPRVYDRALSSDEIEALARGADSPAVEGLVSAWDFSQDISTCHVTDAGPRGLHGRAVQMPTRGVTGHNYTGQETSFRLAQDEYGAIHFHDDDLEDAGWEVDFELTVPGDLRSGVYAAWVRSGDDEDYITFFVRPADDAETAPIGVLMSTVSYVTYANFRDVDGGFWSPERVPNADPSLNPAAHEFLRANPMPGLYDFHSDGTGAALCSWRRPILNMRATYRYRVWSAPSRFPADPYVIDWLEARGLEYDVITDHDVHAQGADLLKRHRVIISASHPEYWTSPMIEGLEAYLNDGGRMMYLGGNGFFGVAAVDPNRPHVVEVRRWGTSWPFEHPPAERVLATTGELGGAWRNRGRPPQALVGIGCGSAGFDKGAPYVRQPDSHDPRAAFIFEGIGDDEPIGDVPSLVVNHGAAGYEMDRLDFSLGTPPHTLLLATSLGHSDKYVGLADEALWYTRGIDGVSVGDPTTPGEYHPFIRADMTYFETPNGGGVFSVGSIAWRSCLSYNDYDNTVSRVTENVVRRFASPEPLADPSANPAVMSMAGKSRREE